From a single Lactococcus carnosus genomic region:
- a CDS encoding DUF2142 domain-containing protein, with protein sequence MKRKMSAGIRNVYNNKFIFLTLTVLLFMSHFMFNSEVDWPIRYMFPAFCVLVVLMFVLNFNDVKKIPSNAFYIILLIGSLNSLILPAGTGLDEQAHYANAMQIADGRLINLVDKTDFYKVSPDAAFNPEGQVDKYNLYTSNWLHLKHKQSDYSIIKTKSHNIANPVFIPSAIGIKIGRILSPYVFISYYLGRMFNVLALATMAYFAIKKSKHYAIALFGISTIPICLWISAGYNYDSFYYGLTLLAISWLINMFDNESKIQLKNTIVYSIFSCLLVLAKAPMVSIIVLPLFIPKSYYQSAKVKLLTLIPIVLMTFVAVAWLAQVRIFSLFGYTSAVTSDVDTSKVSNLTYFLAHLKESIGVFIRTFLNVIGQNTFQEIGSPNGHLQAPFIPVEHGIMNNINIVIFILMILITSFVVRIELPKYFKVILIAINIFIIFATIYAISGDSRVYSQGQKVVGGIQGRYLFITMASLPALFSSPIKKIFRIESATNKIDISLEEHICAVVMKLCLFGALLTTYTYFYVTGDLIF encoded by the coding sequence ATGAAAAGAAAAATGAGTGCTGGTATAAGGAATGTTTATAATAATAAATTTATTTTTTTAACATTGACAGTATTGCTATTTATGTCTCATTTTATGTTTAATAGTGAAGTTGATTGGCCAATACGTTATATGTTCCCTGCTTTTTGTGTACTTGTTGTACTAATGTTTGTGCTAAATTTTAATGATGTAAAAAAAATACCTAGCAATGCATTCTATATCATTTTGTTGATTGGGTCTTTAAATAGTTTAATCTTACCAGCTGGAACAGGTTTAGATGAGCAAGCACACTATGCAAATGCCATGCAAATTGCAGATGGTCGGTTGATCAATCTGGTAGATAAAACGGATTTTTATAAAGTTTCTCCAGATGCTGCATTTAATCCTGAGGGGCAGGTGGATAAATATAACCTTTATACTAGTAATTGGTTACACTTAAAACATAAACAATCTGATTATAGCATTATCAAAACGAAAAGTCATAATATTGCTAATCCTGTCTTTATTCCATCAGCTATAGGTATTAAAATTGGTAGAATACTAAGTCCATATGTTTTTATTTCCTATTATTTAGGAAGAATGTTTAATGTGCTTGCATTGGCTACGATGGCATATTTTGCAATTAAAAAATCGAAGCATTATGCAATCGCATTATTTGGTATTTCAACGATTCCGATTTGTTTATGGATCTCTGCTGGATATAACTATGATTCATTTTATTATGGTCTAACCCTACTAGCGATATCTTGGTTAATAAATATGTTTGATAATGAAAGCAAGATACAATTAAAGAATACCATTGTCTACTCAATTTTTTCTTGTTTATTAGTTTTAGCTAAAGCACCGATGGTTTCCATTATTGTTTTACCTTTATTTATTCCAAAATCATACTATCAGTCTGCTAAAGTCAAACTGTTAACACTTATTCCGATTGTTCTGATGACATTTGTCGCGGTAGCGTGGTTAGCTCAAGTACGTATTTTTTCTTTATTTGGATATACTTCCGCTGTCACCAGCGATGTAGATACTTCGAAAGTCTCTAATTTAACATATTTTCTTGCTCATCTAAAAGAGTCAATCGGCGTGTTTATCCGAACGTTCTTAAATGTAATTGGGCAAAATACTTTTCAGGAAATTGGCTCACCCAATGGTCACCTACAAGCACCTTTTATTCCAGTTGAACATGGTATAATGAATAATATTAATATCGTCATTTTTATTCTGATGATTCTAATAACAAGCTTTGTAGTGAGAATAGAATTACCGAAATATTTTAAAGTTATACTAATTGCGATCAACATTTTTATTATTTTTGCCACAATTTATGCAATCTCTGGGGATTCAAGAGTTTATAGCCAAGGCCAAAAGGTTGTTGGCGGCATACAAGGTAGATATTTATTCATTACGATGGCATCTCTTCCGGCCTTATTCAGTAGTCCTATCAAAAAAATATTCAGAATTGAATCTGCTACAAATAAGATAGATATAAGTCTAGAAGAGCATATTTGTGCTGTCGTAATGAAGTTATGTTTATTTGGCGCCTTATTAACTACTTATACCTACTTTTACGTTACAGGGGATCTTATCTTTTAG
- a CDS encoding glycosyltransferase family A protein, translating into MCQHTFVICAYGKSPYLEACIQSCLDQTSVTSQASKIILYTSTPNALIDALAKQYQIDVFSNDGGGIGHDWNQALSFVTTKYATIAHQDDIYLPSYGTEVIKAFNHSDETNIVFTDYSENDAQDQLRPRNINLKIKHFGLSLMSLLQAKWYQKRIYALGNFISCPAVSYNMERLSDFKFDEDLKMVVDWDAWERIMSLPGKVTYVKQRLMYHRIHNDSETTVNTLDKNRETEEFMMYQRYWPTVIAKLLMRVYVKNQKGNQ; encoded by the coding sequence ATGTGTCAACATACCTTTGTGATTTGTGCCTATGGCAAGTCACCCTATTTAGAAGCTTGTATTCAATCTTGTCTGGATCAAACAAGTGTGACATCACAAGCATCAAAAATTATTTTATATACGAGTACGCCCAATGCATTAATTGATGCCTTAGCTAAACAATATCAGATTGACGTATTCAGCAATGACGGTGGTGGTATTGGACATGACTGGAATCAAGCATTATCGTTTGTCACGACGAAATACGCGACGATTGCCCATCAAGATGATATCTATTTGCCAAGCTACGGGACTGAGGTGATTAAGGCGTTTAATCATTCTGATGAGACAAATATTGTGTTTACAGACTATAGTGAAAATGATGCGCAAGATCAGTTAAGACCACGTAATATCAATTTGAAAATCAAACATTTCGGCTTGAGCTTGATGTCTCTACTTCAGGCTAAATGGTATCAAAAACGTATTTATGCGCTTGGTAATTTTATTTCTTGCCCTGCGGTATCTTATAATATGGAAAGACTCTCTGATTTCAAATTTGATGAAGATTTGAAAATGGTTGTTGACTGGGATGCGTGGGAAAGAATTATGTCACTGCCAGGTAAAGTGACATACGTCAAGCAAAGACTGATGTACCATCGGATACATAATGATTCCGAAACAACAGTAAATACATTAGATAAAAATAGAGAAACTGAAGAGTTTATGATGTATCAACGTTATTGGCCAACTGTGATTGCAAAACTATTGATGCGCGTCTATGTAAAAAATCAAAAAGGCAATCAATAA
- a CDS encoding glycosyltransferase family 2 protein, with amino-acid sequence MDKKKILLIIPAYNESEGIAAVIKKVDDYRESSHYSLDYIVINDGSSDNEEEILLANKINHVELVLNLGIGGAVQTGYIYAKKHGYDIAIQFDGDGQHDIASLPQLVDPILNGEVDFTVGSRFIQEGTSDFQSTGARQLGIKILSQLIKWSSKVKIKDVTSGYRAGNRKVIDQFAKYYPSKYPEPESYMHLFAKHIKVREVGVQMFERTTGESSINLRKAVGYMIDVSLSILIAGLIKKEDQK; translated from the coding sequence ATGGATAAGAAAAAAATCCTTTTAATTATCCCCGCTTACAATGAGTCTGAGGGGATTGCAGCAGTCATTAAGAAAGTTGATGACTATCGTGAGAGTAGTCACTATAGCTTAGATTATATTGTGATTAATGATGGTTCTTCTGATAATGAAGAAGAGATATTACTGGCTAACAAGATTAACCATGTTGAACTCGTCCTTAATTTAGGGATTGGTGGCGCTGTACAAACAGGTTATATCTATGCTAAAAAGCATGGCTATGATATCGCGATTCAATTTGATGGCGATGGTCAACACGATATCGCGTCTTTACCTCAACTAGTTGACCCAATCCTTAATGGAGAAGTTGACTTTACTGTTGGCTCGCGATTTATTCAAGAGGGAACTTCTGATTTTCAGTCAACAGGTGCGAGACAGCTTGGCATAAAAATTTTATCACAACTAATCAAATGGTCGTCAAAAGTAAAAATAAAAGATGTGACAAGTGGTTATCGAGCAGGTAATCGTAAAGTCATTGATCAATTTGCCAAGTATTATCCAAGTAAATATCCGGAACCAGAGAGTTATATGCACTTGTTTGCCAAGCATATCAAGGTACGAGAAGTGGGTGTTCAGATGTTTGAACGGACGACTGGTGAATCGAGTATTAATTTAAGGAAAGCAGTGGGCTATATGATTGATGTTTCGCTATCGATTTTAATTGCCGGATTGATTAAGAAGGAGGACCAAAAATGA
- a CDS encoding DUF2304 domain-containing protein has protein sequence MMPLQLQIIAIILAVGFFILPIYLVKKGQAEVRQLRKWLLLAVIILIGALVPALATRVAKLLGIINLTSLALFGLTGVLLIFALNAHISLINAENQIKVLTQELSLMKADLNETDKDERDLS, from the coding sequence ATGATGCCTTTACAATTGCAAATTATCGCGATCATTTTGGCAGTTGGTTTTTTTATCTTGCCAATTTACTTAGTCAAAAAAGGTCAAGCAGAAGTCAGACAGCTACGCAAATGGCTGTTATTAGCTGTCATCATTTTAATTGGTGCTTTGGTACCTGCATTGGCAACGCGTGTTGCTAAACTGTTAGGGATTATCAATCTCACATCACTTGCCTTATTTGGCTTAACCGGTGTCTTGTTGATTTTTGCCTTGAACGCGCATATTTCGCTAATTAATGCTGAAAATCAAATTAAAGTGCTGACGCAAGAGTTATCGCTTATGAAAGCAGATCTGAATGAGACGGACAAGGATGAGCGTGATCTAAGTTAA
- a CDS encoding lipopolysaccharide biosynthesis protein → METTNVQKATKNIMVSFGTQVVLLVFKFIVQTLFIHKLGELYLGVNGLMTNLFTVFSFAELGLGTAISYNLYRPIADNDRPKIAAYMRFYKRAYEVIGLFVAVLGIGFMPFLHSVIKGDYVDGLYIIYALFLMNTISSYIFTYKRTLLTAYQEEYKNQLNLFWFTVVQMSLQSVVLFLYQNFILYLVIQVVCTFLSNFVISRVVDKEYPYLKEHIDERISKVEFGVIRRNVLELLGAKVGGVVLTSTDNIIISSFIGLAAVGQYANYLLITASITFVTNKTISSIIASIGNMSIKNSKDDNIKTFYQAYFLNYMASIIVSSCLMNLMTPFIRAWAGEAYVMGFWVLLFTVLNYLIGQMRQTISAFMFAYGALQFQGVKSIIEALINLTLSILLVTQTNLGVAGILMGTLITNVLINSWFEAYQMFRQGFKESVKKFLFYNWGHLLLATGIVLLVYKLTSYIELANPWLDLLATVVVTLILDVFFISLIHGRNQYFKSVKQLLIQRIFRKK, encoded by the coding sequence ATGGAAACTACAAATGTTCAAAAAGCAACTAAAAATATCATGGTTTCATTTGGAACACAAGTGGTTTTACTTGTTTTTAAATTTATTGTTCAAACCTTATTTATTCACAAACTAGGCGAGTTATATTTAGGTGTCAATGGTCTTATGACCAATCTCTTTACTGTATTTTCTTTTGCAGAATTGGGACTAGGTACAGCAATTTCATACAATTTGTATCGACCAATTGCTGATAATGATAGACCAAAGATTGCCGCCTATATGCGCTTTTATAAGCGTGCTTATGAAGTGATAGGGTTGTTTGTTGCCGTATTAGGCATTGGATTTATGCCCTTTTTGCACTCCGTAATCAAAGGAGACTATGTTGATGGCTTGTACATCATCTATGCGCTTTTTCTGATGAACACAATCTCATCTTATATATTCACCTACAAGAGAACCTTGCTTACCGCCTACCAGGAAGAGTATAAAAACCAACTCAATTTATTTTGGTTTACTGTCGTTCAGATGTCTTTGCAATCAGTTGTCTTGTTTCTTTATCAAAATTTTATTCTTTATCTAGTCATTCAAGTTGTCTGTACTTTCCTATCCAATTTTGTTATCTCAAGAGTTGTTGATAAAGAGTATCCGTATTTAAAAGAACATATAGATGAGCGCATTAGCAAAGTGGAATTTGGTGTTATTCGTCGGAATGTATTAGAATTACTAGGGGCCAAAGTAGGTGGAGTTGTCCTGACATCAACGGACAATATTATCATTTCAAGCTTTATCGGTCTTGCTGCTGTTGGGCAATATGCCAACTATTTATTAATCACGGCTAGTATCACTTTTGTTACGAATAAAACGATTAGTTCAATTATCGCTAGTATTGGTAATATGTCGATCAAGAATTCTAAGGATGATAATATTAAAACGTTTTATCAAGCTTATTTTTTAAACTATATGGCATCTATCATTGTGTCATCCTGCCTGATGAACTTGATGACGCCATTTATCCGTGCCTGGGCAGGTGAAGCTTATGTCATGGGATTTTGGGTGTTACTATTTACAGTTTTAAATTATTTAATAGGCCAAATGCGGCAGACAATCAGTGCATTTATGTTTGCTTATGGTGCGCTGCAATTTCAAGGTGTTAAATCAATTATTGAAGCACTAATCAATTTGACCTTATCTATCCTATTGGTTACTCAGACAAATTTAGGTGTTGCAGGCATCTTAATGGGGACATTGATTACGAATGTTTTAATTAATAGCTGGTTTGAAGCCTATCAAATGTTTCGACAAGGGTTTAAAGAGTCTGTTAAAAAGTTCTTATTCTATAATTGGGGTCATTTATTACTTGCGACTGGGATTGTTTTACTGGTCTACAAATTGACATCATATATAGAGCTTGCAAATCCGTGGTTAGATTTGCTTGCTACAGTTGTCGTTACACTTATATTAGATGTTTTTTTCATCTCCCTCATACATGGTAGAAATCAGTATTTTAAATCTGTAAAGCAGCTATTAATACAGAGAATTTTTAGAAAAAAATAA